One Bos taurus isolate L1 Dominette 01449 registration number 42190680 breed Hereford chromosome 14, ARS-UCD2.0, whole genome shotgun sequence genomic region harbors:
- the LOC101902490 gene encoding large ribosomal subunit protein eL39, with amino-acid sequence MSSHKTFRIKRFLAKKQKQNRPIPQWIRMKTGNKIRYNSKRRHWRRTKLGL; translated from the coding sequence ATGTCTTCTCACAAGACTTTCAGGATCAAGCGATTCCTGgccaagaaacaaaagcagaatcGTCCCATTCCTCAatggattcgaatgaaaactggcAATAAAATCAGGTACAACTCCAAGAGAAGACATTGGAGAAGAACCAAGCTGGGTCTATAA